The nucleotide window CACTGGATCGATGCACTGGTGCCCATCGAGGAAACGCTGTCGGCCCTGACGGACCTGGTGCGCCGCGGCTACGTGCGCTACCTGGGGTGCAGCAACTACAGCGCGTGGCGGCTCATGCAGGCCCTGTGGGTCAGCGACACGCGGCACCTGGAGCGCTTCGTGAGCATCCAGCCGGAGTACTCGCTGCTGTCGCCCACCCGCGCGAACTTCGAGCGCGAACTCCAGCGGGTGTGCGTGGAGTACGGTCTGGGCGTGGTGCCGTGGAGCCCGCTGGGCGGCGGCCTGCTGACCGGCAAGTACCGCCGCGGCCAGCCGCTGCCGGACTCGGTGCGGGCGGGCGAGGCCGGCCACCGTCTGACCGAGCAGAACGACGCCATCATCGGCACGCTGGAGACGGTGGCCGCGCGCCACGGGGCCAAGCCCGCGCAGGTGGCGCTGGCGTGGCTGCTCCAGACGCCCGCCATGACCGCGCCCATCATCGGCGCGAACTCGGTGGCGCAGCTCGACGACCTGCTCGGCACCCTGACCCTGACGCTGACCCCGGAGGACGTGGCCGAGATCAACACTGCCAGCGACTGGGAGCGCGCCCGCACCGAACGCGAGAACTGAGGGCAGAGCGCGTGTCGGGGACTGGCCGGGGACGACCCGGCCGGTTCTCTTTGCTGCGTGTCAAGACTGAGAAGGTGCTCCGGACGGAACGGACCAGCCGGGCCGGTAGAATGCGGACCTGTCCTTCCGCCCACCCTGCCCGGCCCGAGGTCTTCCATGTTCAGCCTGTTCCGTAAGAAAGCCCCCGCCAATCCGTACGTGAAGCAGGACGACCAGCAGACCTTCCGCGTGCGGGTGCGGACCCGCCCGCACGGCGACGTGGTCGAGTTCCGCTTCACGAAGAGTGCGCACATCGGCATCGACGACGACGGCAACCACATCTTCCGCAAGCCGGTGGTGTCGCCCCGGCACTTCGACAAGGGCGAACTGACCGTGCACTTCGACCGCAACTACACCGTGACCGGGACGGACGGCGAGAACGTGGACTTCATCCCCGTGGCCGAGTGGGAGGACTGAGGAGGCTCAGTCCAGGGCGTTCAGTTCAGTCCGACCTCGTGGAAGGTCTCGGTCGTGATGCGTTCCGGGAACTTGCGGATGAAGTCCACGGTGCTCAGCGCCTGCGAGCGGTGGCACGCGATGGCCTGCAACTTGCGCGTGATGTACGGCGTGACGTCGTGGCGCGTGTTGGGCCGCAGCCACAGCGCGCGCAGCTCCTCGTTCTCGGGCGGGGTGTCGCTGGCGTAGTACCACAGCCGGGGCCGCTCGCCCTCTGGCAGGCGGTCCCACGCGGCCTTCGCCAGCCGGTGGGTGGTCACGTGGTCCGGGTGGCCGTTGCTGCCGTTGGGCGGAAAGGTCAGCAGGATCTCCGGGCGGTACGTGCTCAGGGCGCGCCACGCCACGTCGACCAGCGTCTCGAACGGCTGATCCCTGAGGGACTTGTCCGGGAAGTGGTGGTGCTCGAACACGCTGCCCGCGTGGACGGCCTCTGGCCGGGTCAGGCCGATCACGTCCAGCGCGGCGCCCAGTTCCACCTCGCGCAGCCGCGCCAGCTCCTCGGGCGTGTCGCACAGGCCCAGCGTCCGGCCCGCCTCGCCGCGCGTGAGGGTCACCAGCCCGCAGGCGTCCCCGGCCTCCAGATGGCGCATCAGGGTGCCGGACGCGCCGTAGACCTCGTCGTCGGGATGCGGCACGATCAGCAGCAGCTTCAGGCGCGTGTCGGTCATGTCCCGGAGGATAGTGCGCCCGGCGCAGGGAGCGCCCTGTGCTAAGCCCACTGGCCGATGCGTCCCCGCGCCGGCCGGGTCACCATGACGCCATGAGTGCTCCCACGCCGCCCGCGACCTTCGTGCTCCGCGACCCCCGAGTGCCGGACGACTACGGGCCGATGGCCGCCGTTCTGCGGGTGTGCCAGCCGGACTGGCCGGTCACGCCCGAGGACCTGGAGCGCGAGGACCGCACGCGTGACCCGGCGCTGTACCAGACGCGCGTGGTGGCGGAGCAGGACGGCCGGATCGTCGGGGTGGGCGGCGCCGGGCACGACGACCGCTCCTTCGAGGAGTGGCGCTACTGGGGCGGGGTGAACGTGCACCCGGACGCGCGCGGCCAGGGCATCGGCTCGGCGCTGTATGACGAGCTGCTGCGGCGCCTCACGGCGCGCGGCGCGCGGGAACTGCGGACCGGCAGCAGCGACCGCCCACACGACGCGCCGGGCCGCGCCTTCCTGGAAAGGCGGGGCTTCGCGCCCGCGTGGGAGCGCTACGAATCGCGGATCGACACCCGCACGCTGGACCTCGCGTCCCTGGACGGCGTGCTGGCGCAGGTGGAGGCGCAGGGCGTGCAGCTGCGCTCGCTGACGGACCTGGCCGGCGACCCGGAGCGTGACCGCAAACTGTGGGAACTCGACTGGCTGCTGTTTCAGGACATCCCGATGGGCACCGTGTTCACGAAAAAGGCCATGGAGCAGTGGGTGACGGAGGAACTGGGCGACCCGCACCTCGCGCCGGAGCTGTCCTTCGTGGCCGTGCGCCCGGGTGCGGACGATCCGCTGACGGGCGACTACGTGGGCTACTCCACGCTGGGGCGTAGCGAGCCCGGCCAGTACTACATCGGCATGACCGGCGTGCTGCGCTCCGGGCGCGGCCGGGGGATCGCCAAGGCGCTGAAGGTCGCGGCCATGCGCGCCCTGCAGGCGCAGGGGGGCGGGGTCATCAAGACCTTCAACGACCCGCCGAACACGGCCATGCTGGGCATGAACGCGGCCCTGGGTTTCGTGCGCACCGCCACCCGCTACCGCTACGAGAAGCGCCTGGACGGTGACTCCGCGTGACTGCCGGGGTGATCCGCGAGGCGACGGACGCCGACATCCCGGCCCTGGTAGAGATCATGAACGAGGTCAATCCTGCGCGTCCGTGGACGCCGCAGACACTCGAGCACGAGACCCACTTCCTCCGGACCCACCCGCTGGGCCTGCACCTGGCGCAGTGGATCGTGGAGGACGCCGGGCAGCCGGTCGCCACGGCCGCCGCCCTGCAGTTCGCCGGGATGTACCACCCGGACCGCTACCACGCGGAGGTGATGGTGCGGCCCGCCGCGGAGCGCCGCGGCATCGGCACGGCGCTCGCGGCCACGCTGGACGCCCACCTGCGGGCGCGCGGAGCCCGCGAGGTGCTGGCCGGCGCGTACGAGGACCAGCCGCACGCGCTGGCGTTCCTGACCACGCGCGGCTTCACCGAGGCCATGCGCGTGTGGGACAACGTCCTCGACCTGCAGGGCTTCGATCCGGCCGCATGGACCGGGCAGGGCGCGCTGCCCGCCGGGGTGCGCGTGCTCTCGTACGCGCAGCTGGAGGCGGAACTCGGGCCGGACGCCGCGCTGCGCGCCTATTACGACGGCTTCCACGAGGCCCGCGCGGACGTGCCCCGCACCGGTGACGCGACCGAGCTGACCCTGGACGACTTCCGCCAGCGCTTCGACAACCCCGCGATGTTCCCGGAGGGCATGCTGCTGGCCGTCACGGACGCCGGTGAGGTCGTGGCGGTCTCGGAGCTGTGGCGCTGGACCAGCGATCCCCGGCGGCTGGACACCGGCCTGACCGGCACGCGCCGCGCGTGGCGCCGCCGGGGCCTGGCGCTGGCGCTGAAACTCGCGGCGATCCGTGTGGCCCTCGCGCACGGCGCCGCCGAGATCTGGACCGGTAACGCCACCACCAACGCGCCCATGCTCGCCATCAACGAGCGCCTGGGCTTCCGGCCGCGCCCGGCCTTCATCGAGATGAAGTGGGGGGGCGTGTGACGCTGGACGTCCGCCCGGTACAGGAGCACGAGTGGGACGCCGCTGCCCGCGCGTACTCGGCCGCGCACCCGCACGAACCGCTGAGCGGCGCGGACCTGCACAAACGCCAGCGCGAGCAGGAGGACTGGGGCTACGGCGCCGCGACCCTGGCCGCCGCAGCCGGCCCCGAGATCGTGGGCGTGGGCGCGTACTTCCAGAATCCCGGGTCGTACCACCCGCGCCGCTACACTCTTGACCTTGGTGTGCTCCCCGAGCGGCAGGGGCAGGGGGCGGGCGCCGCGCTGTGGGCCGCCGTCGAGGCCGCCCTGCGCGCCCGAGACGCCGAGTCCGTCCGCGTGCTGGCGCGCGAGGACCATCCGGTGGCGCCGGGTTTCCTGGCGCGGCGCGGCTTCGTGGGCGACAAGCGCTACTTCACCAGCGCGCTGGACGTGGCGGCCTTCGACCCGGCGCCCTTCGCGGGCACCCTGGCGG belongs to Deinococcus metalli and includes:
- a CDS encoding aldo/keto reductase, with the protein product MTTYRQLGRSGLHLFPLGLGTMQFGWSADEAASQSILDHYVGAGGNFIDTADIYTMWTAGNPGGISEEIIGRWMKDRGNRDDLVIATKVRGAMGEFGKEGRSTIKQREGLSRRWILKACEDSLRRLQTDHIDLYQVHWIDALVPIEETLSALTDLVRRGYVRYLGCSNYSAWRLMQALWVSDTRHLERFVSIQPEYSLLSPTRANFERELQRVCVEYGLGVVPWSPLGGGLLTGKYRRGQPLPDSVRAGEAGHRLTEQNDAIIGTLETVAARHGAKPAQVALAWLLQTPAMTAPIIGANSVAQLDDLLGTLTLTLTPEDVAEINTASDWERARTEREN
- a CDS encoding PIG-L deacetylase family protein → MTDTRLKLLLIVPHPDDEVYGASGTLMRHLEAGDACGLVTLTRGEAGRTLGLCDTPEELARLREVELGAALDVIGLTRPEAVHAGSVFEHHHFPDKSLRDQPFETLVDVAWRALSTYRPEILLTFPPNGSNGHPDHVTTHRLAKAAWDRLPEGERPRLWYYASDTPPENEELRALWLRPNTRHDVTPYITRKLQAIACHRSQALSTVDFIRKFPERITTETFHEVGLN
- a CDS encoding GNAT family N-acetyltransferase: MSAPTPPATFVLRDPRVPDDYGPMAAVLRVCQPDWPVTPEDLEREDRTRDPALYQTRVVAEQDGRIVGVGGAGHDDRSFEEWRYWGGVNVHPDARGQGIGSALYDELLRRLTARGARELRTGSSDRPHDAPGRAFLERRGFAPAWERYESRIDTRTLDLASLDGVLAQVEAQGVQLRSLTDLAGDPERDRKLWELDWLLFQDIPMGTVFTKKAMEQWVTEELGDPHLAPELSFVAVRPGADDPLTGDYVGYSTLGRSEPGQYYIGMTGVLRSGRGRGIAKALKVAAMRALQAQGGGVIKTFNDPPNTAMLGMNAALGFVRTATRYRYEKRLDGDSA
- a CDS encoding GNAT family N-acetyltransferase — translated: MTAGVIREATDADIPALVEIMNEVNPARPWTPQTLEHETHFLRTHPLGLHLAQWIVEDAGQPVATAAALQFAGMYHPDRYHAEVMVRPAAERRGIGTALAATLDAHLRARGAREVLAGAYEDQPHALAFLTTRGFTEAMRVWDNVLDLQGFDPAAWTGQGALPAGVRVLSYAQLEAELGPDAALRAYYDGFHEARADVPRTGDATELTLDDFRQRFDNPAMFPEGMLLAVTDAGEVVAVSELWRWTSDPRRLDTGLTGTRRAWRRRGLALALKLAAIRVALAHGAAEIWTGNATTNAPMLAINERLGFRPRPAFIEMKWGGV